CCGGTGCTTCATAGCCTTTCGGCGGCAAGCAGGCGAGTTCGTCGGTCGGTACTGGTGCCACATCTATATCGACGACCGCGGTTCCAGCATAGTGCTTGTGGCTCTTATAACCTGATTCAATATCGATTTCGTTTGTATCTGTCCAGTCTCCCAGATAGACTTCTGGCAGGCGTTGTACTGCTTCTGCGTCGAATTTCGGCATGCCCAGATGCTTTTCTACCCAGGCGAAGGCGGGTTTGTTGAGGAAGTAAGGCCGGTGGCCGCCTTTAGGGGTGATGTCGATGTCGAACCGGTCTGCAGCGTCGCAAATGTCATAGACCCGTTGTACTTGTTGGCAGGTTTCCAGTAGTCCACGATACGCATGGGGAGGATAGTCCCATTCTCCGGCGAGGATGAGTGTGGCACATCGGGGGGCACCCATCGCGATTTGTTCCGGCATATCGACATGGTGCTTGAGGCGATAGGGACGCCATTCGCAACTCAGGTCGCCGACGATGTAGTCAAAATGGGTTACCCAGGAGGCGGGCAGGCTGAGGGCCAGGCGGTCGTCCGTGCAGAGGACGTTCATGGTGATGGTGCAGCCGAGAGAGTGGCCCACACAGCCGATTCGATCGGTATCTACTTCGGGACGGATGCAGAGGTAGTCGATGCCGCGGGTGATGTCGTAGGTCATTTTGCCGATGACGGAGCGGCCCACTTCAAAGCACCGATCGATCCTGAAGTCCAGACGGTGACCGCGTATTCCCGGGCGGTTTTCTTCGTCCCGTTCTTCTTCGCCCACAGGGTCGGGGATCAGGCAGATGATGCCCGCTTTGGCGTAGATCTGGCCCGCGTAGTGGTTGTAGAACGCGCTTTTGCTTCCGCCGTGTCCGCTGGGAAAGATGAGGGCCGGGACCGGAAAGGTTACGCCTTTTGGCAGGAAGAGGTGGGCGGGTACAGAGGATCCCGGTTCGGCGTCGTAGATGACTTTTTCGATGGTGAAGTCGTCTCTTTCGATTTTCCCGACTGTGCGGGGACAGAGGGGGCTGCTGGTTTCGGGGAAGTCGAAGATTGCGCGGAGGATGGGGCGCAGTTTGGCGGTGTGAGTTTCCCATTCTTCCCGGGTGCGGGGGAAGGCGTCGCTGATCCGCTGTTCGGGGAGTGCTGCGAGTTTTTCCCGCAGGTAGGTCACGTATTGAGCCTGTACTTTTGCGTGGTCGGGATGTCTTTGTATGTTCATGGTGATCACCTTTCGAGGAAGAAGTTCCGGGAACAAGAAAGTGGGATGTAACCCCCGGGGCAATCAAAAAATGATTGCTTCCGATTTGGTTTCTGCTTGATTTATTTTTCTGGGATCGCGACTTTAGGAGATGAGGGCGATACTGGTTTTTAATACTAATTTGAGAAGGATTATTCGATATGGCAGAACGCAAGAAGTTGTTGATTACAGGGGCAGCGGGCAAGATTGGGACGGCGCTGCGAAAACATCTGCGACACCGGTACGATTTTCGGTTGATGTTTCATTCTCAGATTCCGGACGATGTGGATGAGAAGGACGAGGTGGTGGTTTCGGATATTTCCAATTTTGAGGCTATGGTGGAGGCTACCGCCGGGGTGGATGCAATTGCCCATTTGGCTCTTTTCAGAACCTGGCAGGGGATGCCGAATGCACAGAGGGCACAGGTGACGTTTGATGTGGATATGAAGGGGACGTACAATATCTACGAGGCAGCGCGGATTAATCGGGTGCCAACGGTGGTCTATGCGAGTACGAATCATGTGACTGGTATGAACGAGAAGGAGGGCATTCGTTCGATGCCGGACAAACCCGTGCGTCCGGATGGGATTTACGGGGCTGGCAAGGCGTTTGGAGAGGCTCTGGGACGGTTTTACGCCGATCAGTACGGGATCCGGGTGTTCTGTTTGCGGATTGCCAATTTCAACGGGCTGGATGAACCGGGGCGGGATTATGAGCCGGGACAGTCCCGCTGGTTTAGTCCTCGGGATATCGCTCAGATGACCTGGCGGTGTATTGAGGTAGAAGATTTGAAGTTTGAGATTTTCTACGGGGTGTCTCGAGGTGGTGAGGAGAAGTGGGATTTGTCCAATGCGCGGGAGTTGATAGGGTTCGAGCCAGAGGACGATGGTTCTTTGCCAGAATACCGGGCGAAGTATAAAAAAGCACGAATAGACGAATAGACGAACCCCGCTCCCCTACCCACAATCACTACAAGCTTCGATTAGTAGATTCGTAATAGGAGGAATCGAGTGACTGACGAAGAGAGATACTTGTTCGATTTGCAGGGCTATCTGGTGCTCCGCGGCGTGCTGACGCAGGAGGAGGTAGATGAACTGAACGAGGTTTCGGATCGGGTGTATCCCAGGGATTACTCGGATGGCAACGATTCCAAGGGGCGCCGCGGTATTCGCAATGTCCGCTATGTTTCTCGTTGGGATCCAGCTTGCCAGCGGTTGCTTGATCACTCGAGAATTGTGCCGATTCTGGCGGAGTTTCTCGGTCCCAAATTCCGCATTGACCACGATTATGCCATGTTTATGAACGCTGGTAGCGACAGCGGGAATCTGCACGGTCTGCCGGAACTGGGTACGCATCGGTACTTCCACTATCTGGATGGGCAGGTGCGGACGGGTCTAACTGTCGTGACTTTTATGCTGGCTCCAGCCAGGGCAGGAGATGGTGGGTTTGTATGTATTCCGGGTAGCCACAAGGGCAATTTTCCTCAGAATTTGCCAGAGGATGTGCGTACGCTGAAGAGGGTGCCGCCCTATGTGGTACAGCCCGAGGTGGATGCAGGCGATGCGGTCATTTTTACCGAGGCGTTGACCCACGGAACGAAGGGTTGGCGCGGTACCCACGAACGGCGTGCTTTTCTCTACAAATTCAATCCGGGACACATGGCCAACCATCAGGCGTCCTACGACCCGGCGAACTATTTCGAACCCACGCCACAGCAACGACGGATTATGGGTGCCCCGGCGGTTGGCAGTCGGCCCAATGTGATCGCTCCGGGCTCTACCTGACAGGTGCTGCGTTGAAATAGTCCTCATTTCCAAAATGGGGAAACATTCCGAATCCCGTTTCCCTGTCTCGCTGTTCCCACACCAGGCCGGTTTCGCAATAGCTCAGCGATCCGTGCGCTGGTGGTGAAAACTCGGGGTGTCCCAGTAAGTCGCTTCTGAACCAGACGCTCCGGTGTTGAAAACAAACTCCCTTTTCCAAATTTTCCCGCATAAATTCCACGATGTGAGGAAAGGTGCGCTGGAATTCTGTACCCCGCCCGTATTCGATATGTGTTTTTAGATTCTTCCCCGCGACCTGTATTTCTCCCATTGACATTGGTATCCAGTTTTCTATAAATAGCGCGTCGGTATTCGGATCTACCACTACCCACTTGCGTAGGTGATCGAACCAGACTTCCGCTACAAAATGTCCGTTGAAGCTGTTCACCGCTTCTGTCAAGACCGCACATCGGGCTGGAATGCCGATAGCTTGCGCGCAACTCACAAATGCCGCTGCGTAGTGTACACACATTGCCACTGGCCGTTTTCCATTGTGTCCAATCTGTCCCGGAGCCCAGGCCAACAGGGTTTCGGCATCCCACGGCGCGTACTGTTCTGCTCTTGCCGAACTGGTGTGTTCCCAACTGGATGCCAGCCAGGCCGATAGTGCGCGTACTCGTTTGATTAGCGGTCCTTCATCGCGTGCAGCAGGCGGCAGTATTTGTCTCAGGGATTCAAATCTGGGTGAATCCGCGTTTTCCCATATCATAGGGGGCGGTGGGGGATCTTCTCCTTCAGCCAATCTGACCCGAATGACGTATTCACCCAGGACTGCGTTCAAATATCCCATTCGCTCGCTGCGCCAGGTCTGCCCGCCATCATCGCTTACCGCGCTATCCGGCGCGGGATGTCCCGCTTCCATTGCAAGTGACCAGCCTGCCATTGCCGTGTGGTCGGTCCACAGTTCAAAGGTGTTCTCGCCTTCTTTCAGTTCTGACACCGATATTTCATACCATGAATAGGATCCGGGTCGCATTGGTTTTAGCGCGGCAACTTCCGTACCATTCACCGCCACCCGCAAGGGTGCGTTGTTTTCCGGATAGGGGCGGGCGAGAATATAAACCACCCCCGGCGCATTCGTCGTGGGCAAGATGAGCGTTTTGCGCGCCCGCCGAAAGATCGTTAATTCTTCGCAGAGAGACGGCATCACTCGTCCCTCTTCGCTGTAGTATAATCGGCTCATGTGAATATCTCAGAAAAACAGGCTGTAGATCACTTAAAAGGCGGGAGAGCATAGGAGGGCTGGAAGGCAAAGCGCTTCAGTCCCAGGTGCAGGCGTGCCTGAGCACCTGCACCCAGATGTACCTGGAGATATTTGCCGTTCACTTCGACGGACTGGTCCGCGTCTTCACGGGTTTCGAGGCGGGCCTGGGTAAAGCAGTGCTCGCCAAAGGAACCGGCCTGGAGCAGTACGGCTCGGCTCTCCACCGGATCGGTATTTACCAGCGATACACTGACCTGGTCGGCGCTGACCCGGTCAACCAGAGCCGCGATGTGTTCGGGCAGTCCCGGGCGGTGGCGTTGCGGGTCAAAATAGCGCAGGTGGGCCTGTAGCATGCCGCCGTTGTATATGGCCGCAGGCGTGCCCATGGCCATTTGGATGAGGGCTTCGGGTAGCACTGGATTGAGTTTCTGGAAGTGGTAGCATTCGCGCGTTTCCGGGTCGCTGTCATCGCTTTCCAAACGCTCCAGGCTGCGGCAGATGCTGGAATAGGTCGAGTCGAAGACCTGGTCGAGGTAGGCGGGATTTTTGCCTTCGGTAAAGGCGAACCAGGCTTTTGGGGGGCAGATACCGGCCTTGGCAGCGCCCCAGTCGGGTGGCAGGCCCACAAAGCCTTCGCGCCCCGGGAAGATCTCATCGAGACGGGCCAGGTCCTCGGCGCTCTGGCTCAGGTAGTACAGGTGGATGTACAAATGGGGATCGGGGGGGCGGAAGTCGAACCAGCCGCGGTCACCGCGCCGTGCCGGTACCCGGAATTGGCCGTTCTCTTCGCGCCGGTTTTCCCAGAGCATATCGAGTTGTGAGCGGGCCAGGTCCAGATGCGACATGTCGCCGGTCATGAGCAGGGCGCAACTGCCAGCCACGAGGGACGGCTCGACAATATTGCGCGCGCCATGCGGCCAGCGCCAGCCGTAGTACCCGCCCCACCACTTGCCGTCCATCAACTCGCCGATGATGCCGTTGGGACCGATATTGTCGGGCATGATGCCATCATTGGCGGCGCAGCGAGCTTCCCAGGCTTGCAAATAATCCAGTACCCACTGCCGGTACTTGTCTTCGCCTGTGTAGAGGTACGCGTTGGTAATCAGGCTGGTGGCACTCAGGTTGAGGGGCACGTCGCCGCGGGTCATGCGTTGATTGATCTGGTCGAGTACCCGGGCGAAGACCCGGTCGTCGGTCCAATCGACTTTGAAGAGCGGGTCAGAACGGTCAGCACCTTCTATGTCTTCATACGGAGCGAGGTACCCGGAGAGAATGGGGCGGTGGTATTCCCAATCGGTCCGGGTGGTTACAAAGCGAGGTCCTTTGCTGCCGTTGAGGGGCGAGCGGATCATGCAGTGCTGGGTATCCCAGTTGGGTGCCAGCGGATCCTCGCCAGTGTACATGGCGGCATAGCGCAGGGCGCGGGTGCGGTCAATGTGGTTTTTGGGGTCGGCCATGGCCAGATAGTAGATGTAGGTATAGCTCTCGGAGTGGTGGAACCAGTCGAAGCCTGTGACGAATTCCCGATCCACTGTGCCGTAGTTGGCGTATTGATAGGTGATGGCGTCCCACTCTTTGCGGGCGATCCTGTGGATGTGATCGCCACCGCCCAGCAGATAGAAGAGGGGGAATGAGAGGAAGGCCTCATAGCCGTTGTCTGTGCCGTCCATGCTCGTCCAAACCGTGCGCTGGATCAGGGTGCCGTCCGGGCGGGTGCTGTGTTCGACAAAAGGGTGGGCAGCGCGGTCCATTATCGCTATTAGTTGGCGCTGGCGCACAGCCCAGTCGGGTGGTTGTTGGCGCGTTTTTGCAGTGAGTATTGCACAGGTCATTTTACTGTCTTTCGGGGTAAAGTTTGATGCTTTCTGCTCGCGTGTCGTTGGCATGGTAAAATAAAGATACCATATTTTTTATCAAACGCTAAATTACACTCTGTTTGGTCAAGCTGTTCGACCAGTATGTGCGTTACACTTCTACGGGAGGTATGTATGAGCAATGATCACGAAGACAGAGCATCGCGTATTCGCGTTACGGGGTTGACTGCGATACCGATTGGCGTGAAGGGATATGTCAAGATCGAGACGAATGTCGGGATTACGGGTTGGGGTGAGATCAATAATATGGAGACAAGGGTGACCTGCGCGCTTGCAGAGTCGCTTTCCGAGTTGATTATTGGAGAGAATCCCACGCGTACGGAACATCTCTGGCAGCGGATGTTCCGCGCACATCGCAATATCCGCAACGGCGGTTTGATGGTTCACACGATTTCCGCAATTGATATGGCGCTGTGGGATATCTGTGGCAAGCTGCACGGGGTTCCGGTGTATCGCCTGTTGGGTGGTCCGTGTCGGGATAAGATATGGATGTATCCAAGTCCAAAGGCGATTAAGACCGGGCCGGGTGGTGCCCAGTATTTTGCGGGTACGCCTGCCGAGATTGAGGCAATTGTTCAGAAGATTAAAGATGCGAGGGAGAAGGTGGGACACGACGGTGCCGTGATGTTCGATGCACATAGCTGTTTGCCACCACCTCTGGTCAGGCAGTTTGCGGGCTATTTGAAGTCCGATGATTTGCTGTTTTTGGAAGAGGCGTGGGTGCCGGGAAATATAGAGAATATGAAGAAGGTTCGCGAGATGGTGCCGGTGCCCCTTGCGACGGGTGAGCGGGATCGAACGATCTGGGAGGTGCGGGAGATTTTGGAGGCGCAGGTGATTGATGTGCTTCAGCCGGATTGCGGTCACGGTGGGGGGATTACCCAGATGAAGAAGGTGGCTGCGCTCGCCGAAGCGCATTTTGTTCCCATTGCACCGCATTGCACGATGTCTCACCTGGGTTTGACGGCGAGCCTGCATGTGGCGGCGTCGGTGCCGATGTTTTTGATTCACGAGGGGTACGCGGGTGTGCTTCCCGAAGATGTGGCGATTAAGACCTGGGAAATGGATGACGAAGGTTATGTTTCTTTGCCCGAGGGACCCGGGCTGGGCGTTGAGGTCAATGAAGCGCGCGCAATTGAAGTGGGTAAGAGTCCAGCGCGTCCATTCGAGTGGCCGAATGCGAGGCTCCGGGATGGGGCGGTGTCAGATTATTGATAGAGGAGCAGGCTGATGAATACGGATGCGAGGAAGATCTACGACGAGGCGATTGTGATAGATGGCCTGAGCATTAGCAACTGGGAGAGCGATGCGGTGTTCAGGCGTTTGCGAGCTGGCAATATCACCGCTATCAATGCCACGGTGGCTACGTGGGAAAATTTTTTGCAGACGATGGCGCATCTATCGGTGTGGATGCGGCGCTTTCGCGAGCGCGATGACATTTTGCAGGTGAAAGAGACGGCTGATATTTATGCCGCCAAAGAGCAGGGGAAGACTGGGATTATTCTCAGTTTTCAGAATGCCTCGCCCATAGAAAACGAACTGGATCGCCTGGGGCTGTTTCTCGCTCTCGGCGTGCGGGTGATTCAACTGACCTATCACGAGACCAATTTGCTGGGTAGCGGTTGCTGGGAGCGAACCGATGGCGGTCTGAGTAATTTTGGCGTGGATGCGGTGCGCGAAATGAACCGGCTCGGTATTGTTATTGACCTGTCGCATGTCGGTCCGAAAACGACGATGGACGCTATTGAGATGTCCGAGCAGCCAGTCGCCATTACCCATGCCAATGCGCGCAGTTTTTGCAATCATCCGCGGAATAAGGAAGAGGATGCGCTCAAGCTTCTGGCCGAAAAGGGGGGCGTTGTGGGTGCCACATCTTATGCCCATTTTCTTCCCAAAGGATTCGATTCGACTGTCGAGGATTTCGTCGATGCTATCGACGATATGGTGGAGCGGGTCGGTGTTGATCATGTGGCTATTGGGACGGATTCCACACACGATCAGCCGCTCGAGTTCTGGCATTATATCGGTTCGCAGCAGGGTACGAAGTTTCCCTCGACTTTTGCCGATGGCTCGGTGCCAT
This window of the Gemmatimonadota bacterium genome carries:
- a CDS encoding transglutaminase domain-containing protein, which translates into the protein MSRLYYSEEGRVMPSLCEELTIFRRARKTLILPTTNAPGVVYILARPYPENNAPLRVAVNGTEVAALKPMRPGSYSWYEISVSELKEGENTFELWTDHTAMAGWSLAMEAGHPAPDSAVSDDGGQTWRSERMGYLNAVLGEYVIRVRLAEGEDPPPPPMIWENADSPRFESLRQILPPAARDEGPLIKRVRALSAWLASSWEHTSSARAEQYAPWDAETLLAWAPGQIGHNGKRPVAMCVHYAAAFVSCAQAIGIPARCAVLTEAVNSFNGHFVAEVWFDHLRKWVVVDPNTDALFIENWIPMSMGEIQVAGKNLKTHIEYGRGTEFQRTFPHIVEFMRENLEKGVCFQHRSVWFRSDLLGHPEFSPPAHGSLSYCETGLVWEQRDRETGFGMFPHFGNEDYFNAAPVR
- a CDS encoding NAD(P)-dependent oxidoreductase, with amino-acid sequence MAERKKLLITGAAGKIGTALRKHLRHRYDFRLMFHSQIPDDVDEKDEVVVSDISNFEAMVEATAGVDAIAHLALFRTWQGMPNAQRAQVTFDVDMKGTYNIYEAARINRVPTVVYASTNHVTGMNEKEGIRSMPDKPVRPDGIYGAGKAFGEALGRFYADQYGIRVFCLRIANFNGLDEPGRDYEPGQSRWFSPRDIAQMTWRCIEVEDLKFEIFYGVSRGGEEKWDLSNARELIGFEPEDDGSLPEYRAKYKKARIDE
- a CDS encoding membrane dipeptidase → MNTDARKIYDEAIVIDGLSISNWESDAVFRRLRAGNITAINATVATWENFLQTMAHLSVWMRRFRERDDILQVKETADIYAAKEQGKTGIILSFQNASPIENELDRLGLFLALGVRVIQLTYHETNLLGSGCWERTDGGLSNFGVDAVREMNRLGIVIDLSHVGPKTTMDAIEMSEQPVAITHANARSFCNHPRNKEEDALKLLAEKGGVVGATSYAHFLPKGFDSTVEDFVDAIDDMVERVGVDHVAIGTDSTHDQPLEFWHYIGSQQGTKFPSTFADGSVPYTELSFQPKGIDSPAEFPNLAEALVNRGYSAEDITKLLGGNWMNLFERVWNV
- a CDS encoding mandelate racemase/muconate lactonizing enzyme family protein is translated as MCVTLLREVCMSNDHEDRASRIRVTGLTAIPIGVKGYVKIETNVGITGWGEINNMETRVTCALAESLSELIIGENPTRTEHLWQRMFRAHRNIRNGGLMVHTISAIDMALWDICGKLHGVPVYRLLGGPCRDKIWMYPSPKAIKTGPGGAQYFAGTPAEIEAIVQKIKDAREKVGHDGAVMFDAHSCLPPPLVRQFAGYLKSDDLLFLEEAWVPGNIENMKKVREMVPVPLATGERDRTIWEVREILEAQVIDVLQPDCGHGGGITQMKKVAALAEAHFVPIAPHCTMSHLGLTASLHVAASVPMFLIHEGYAGVLPEDVAIKTWEMDDEGYVSLPEGPGLGVEVNEARAIEVGKSPARPFEWPNARLRDGAVSDY
- a CDS encoding phytanoyl-CoA dioxygenase family protein, yielding MTDEERYLFDLQGYLVLRGVLTQEEVDELNEVSDRVYPRDYSDGNDSKGRRGIRNVRYVSRWDPACQRLLDHSRIVPILAEFLGPKFRIDHDYAMFMNAGSDSGNLHGLPELGTHRYFHYLDGQVRTGLTVVTFMLAPARAGDGGFVCIPGSHKGNFPQNLPEDVRTLKRVPPYVVQPEVDAGDAVIFTEALTHGTKGWRGTHERRAFLYKFNPGHMANHQASYDPANYFEPTPQQRRIMGAPAVGSRPNVIAPGST